One genomic window of Candidatus Aenigmatarchaeota archaeon includes the following:
- a CDS encoding metallophosphoesterase yields MLLGILSDTHDNPEFLKKAIETFRKKKIGLAIHCGDWASPTIPRFYLKQKPAWKTLSVFGNNDGDRYRFLTYCNLESWNIEFFDEILEIELDGKKIAAYHGSSEAITDALVRCEKYDLVLTGHTHKPLIEQKGKTLHVNPGFLNPLGDHKDYEKASVAVYDTETGKAELVWLN; encoded by the coding sequence ATGCTACTTGGAATCCTCTCGGACACACACGACAATCCAGAATTCCTGAAAAAGGCAATTGAAACCTTCAGGAAAAAGAAAATCGGCCTTGCGATACACTGTGGGGACTGGGCTTCTCCAACCATTCCAAGGTTCTACCTAAAGCAGAAGCCCGCATGGAAAACCCTGTCCGTATTCGGGAACAACGATGGCGACAGGTACAGGTTCCTTACTTACTGCAACCTGGAGAGTTGGAATATCGAGTTTTTCGATGAGATTCTTGAAATTGAGCTTGACGGAAAGAAGATTGCGGCTTACCACGGCTCGAGCGAGGCAATAACTGATGCCCTCGTGAGGTGCGAAAAGTATGACCTTGTCTTGACAGGGCACACCCACAAGCCGCTTATTGAGCAAAAGGGCAAAACCCTGCACGTAAACCCTGGTTTTCTAAACCCTCTTGGGGACCACAAGGATTACGAAAAGGCAAGCGTCGCGGTTTA
- a CDS encoding 4-demethylwyosine synthase TYW1 gives MLPDKTKKEFEKKHYGLFGEAGVEICEWTKKCLKGEGACYKNKFYGVNTHRCVQFSPLVAVCNQNCVFCWRPNEEMQKDMESKVEEPEKIVEGLLPIRKKLLMGFKGNPAVSKEVFEEAVNPDHYAISLSGEPTIYPKIISLIDNLCKTARTVFLVTNGSNPEVLENLKPHKNFQLYISCNAPNEEMFLKICRPSKKGAWKRFLGSLDAMSNFRGRRVLRMTFIRGLNDDPKFLPDYQKLIEGSGADFVEVKSFMSIGYSRKRLSYDKMLSFRETQDIAKKLLDGIDYRYEDEQPISRIVLLKNKKSKVNNHFK, from the coding sequence ATGCTACCGGATAAAACCAAAAAAGAGTTCGAGAAAAAGCATTACGGGCTTTTTGGGGAAGCGGGGGTCGAAATCTGCGAGTGGACAAAAAAGTGCCTAAAGGGAGAAGGCGCCTGCTATAAGAACAAGTTTTACGGAGTTAACACTCACCGATGTGTCCAGTTTTCACCCCTTGTCGCTGTCTGCAACCAAAACTGCGTTTTCTGCTGGCGGCCAAACGAGGAAATGCAAAAGGATATGGAAAGCAAAGTGGAAGAGCCGGAGAAGATTGTAGAAGGGCTTCTGCCAATCAGAAAAAAGCTCCTGATGGGCTTCAAGGGAAACCCTGCGGTTTCAAAAGAAGTTTTTGAGGAGGCGGTAAATCCGGACCACTATGCAATCTCCCTTTCAGGCGAACCCACCATATACCCAAAAATCATTTCCCTGATAGATAACCTGTGCAAAACTGCAAGGACAGTATTTCTGGTGACAAACGGCTCGAACCCGGAGGTTCTGGAGAACTTAAAGCCCCACAAGAACTTCCAGCTCTACATCTCCTGCAACGCCCCAAATGAGGAAATGTTCCTGAAAATCTGCCGCCCTTCCAAAAAAGGCGCTTGGAAGCGCTTTCTCGGCTCGCTTGACGCGATGAGCAACTTCAGGGGAAGGCGGGTCTTGAGGATGACATTTATCCGGGGGCTTAATGACGACCCTAAATTCCTGCCAGACTACCAGAAACTGATTGAAGGGTCTGGCGCGGACTTTGTCGAAGTCAAAAGCTTCATGAGCATCGGCTACTCCCGAAAGCGCCTTTCCTACGACAAGATGCTCTCCTTCAGGGAAACCCAGGATATTGCAAAGAAGCTGCTTGATGGAATCGATTACCGGTACGAAGACGAGCAGCCAATTTCGAGGATTGTTTTGCTGAAAAACAAGAAGTCTAAGGTCAATAACCATTTTAAATAG
- a CDS encoding O-phosphoserine--tRNA ligase has translation MAENAVDFEDIKRRAKADFEKTWKETASPLLGKGDFRYPSRKGKEHLLMKYVFNIRKALLDLGFDEVITPIIQPPEEIVKQYGPESPAILDRIYYLATLPRPDIGLPKKKKELIVGKIPGFDKFDKLQEILMKYKRSEIEGGEDFTEALVKDLGLTTPQAHFMIDEAFPELKNIRPEPLNLSLISHATTAWFPTLSRMLDTSEMPVMLFSVVWRFRREQKEDNRHLRAHLNLSMVVMDPNFKIENGKELTEKFFRNLGFTEVKFEPKPNQPAYYAPGTNYEVFIKHPKIGWIEVTEIGMYSPVALANYKIPYPVFNSGPGLGRIVMAIEKIDDIRALYYPHTFGGELTDKDIAEGLELDRVPMTKEGKTLAKIIEDGIRKHADDLGIVQNEIFSGEIGGKAVKVFVSEPEEGKKLLGPGGHNVLYVHDGNIMAVKPGHPKFAEVEAKGIKVISFLEAISNDFAYRIEKGERGVMTVKYVDTLPSMNIRATKDVEKFMQDSQKEIKIDSPIFVDVEVVNF, from the coding sequence ATGGCTGAAAACGCGGTTGATTTTGAGGATATAAAAAGGCGGGCAAAAGCCGACTTTGAGAAAACCTGGAAAGAGACAGCCAGCCCTCTCTTAGGAAAGGGCGACTTCAGGTACCCTTCCAGGAAGGGAAAAGAGCACCTTCTTATGAAATACGTTTTCAACATCAGAAAAGCGCTTCTGGATTTGGGCTTTGATGAAGTTATTACCCCGATTATCCAGCCGCCCGAGGAAATCGTAAAGCAGTACGGCCCTGAGTCCCCTGCGATTTTAGACAGGATTTACTACCTTGCAACTCTTCCAAGGCCGGACATTGGCCTCCCAAAAAAGAAAAAGGAGCTAATCGTGGGCAAAATCCCGGGCTTCGACAAGTTCGACAAACTGCAGGAGATTTTGATGAAGTACAAGAGAAGCGAGATAGAAGGCGGAGAGGACTTTACCGAGGCGCTCGTAAAGGACCTGGGGCTGACGACTCCGCAGGCGCACTTCATGATTGACGAGGCGTTCCCGGAGCTTAAGAACATCCGCCCGGAGCCGCTTAATCTGTCCCTTATTTCACACGCCACAACTGCGTGGTTTCCAACCCTCTCAAGGATGCTTGACACCTCGGAAATGCCTGTGATGCTCTTCTCGGTTGTCTGGAGGTTTCGGCGCGAGCAAAAGGAGGACAACCGCCACCTGAGAGCGCACCTTAATTTGTCAATGGTTGTCATGGACCCCAACTTCAAGATTGAAAATGGAAAGGAACTGACTGAAAAGTTCTTCAGGAACCTTGGCTTTACCGAGGTAAAATTCGAGCCAAAGCCAAACCAGCCCGCCTATTACGCCCCCGGAACAAACTATGAGGTATTCATCAAGCACCCGAAAATCGGCTGGATTGAGGTTACCGAGATTGGAATGTACTCGCCTGTGGCTCTGGCCAACTACAAGATTCCTTACCCGGTCTTCAACTCAGGTCCGGGCCTGGGAAGGATTGTAATGGCCATTGAGAAGATTGACGACATAAGGGCGCTTTACTACCCGCACACCTTTGGCGGGGAGCTTACCGACAAAGATATTGCCGAAGGGCTTGAACTGGACAGGGTTCCTATGACAAAGGAAGGGAAAACGCTTGCTAAAATCATCGAGGATGGAATCAGAAAGCACGCAGACGACCTCGGAATTGTCCAAAACGAGATTTTTTCGGGAGAAATCGGCGGAAAGGCAGTAAAGGTGTTTGTCAGCGAGCCGGAGGAAGGAAAGAAGCTTCTTGGCCCCGGCGGGCATAACGTCCTGTACGTTCATGATGGAAATATCATGGCCGTAAAGCCCGGCCACCCGAAGTTTGCCGAAGTTGAGGCAAAGGGAATAAAGGTAATCTCCTTTTTGGAAGCCATTTCAAATGACTTTGCCTACAGGATTGAAAAGGGCGAGCGGGGAGTGATGACTGTAAAGTATGTCGACACCCTGCCCTCGATGAACATAAGGGCAACCAAGGACGTCGAGAAGTTCATGCAGGATAGCCAGAAGGAAATCAAGATTGATTCCCCAATTTTCGTGGATGTTGAGGTGGTTAATTTTTAG
- a CDS encoding AAA family ATPase: protein MIISKISIENFKAINSLNFEPRMINLIVGKNNTGKSTLLDAIHISYKPEVLKLFSGNLSKLISTNLASRGAKIAVNYREGNESTLILTLPNTAQVQTHFKDFVREACRFHLNAIGSSLSEASEKILEQELGTFLDDKTTLRLAQYTLLVKSKGVEKPYLSVSPNKGFEILLKLSELLIGKLAELSNKDSERAKYFILDYYFNSYLPKYDARTRAKRDSPVEIIDFNEAEDLEPNSEDPDLKSKVKRIEEIIKENNILEGLERFDLDALLFVDDNGKEFQIPFDFMGDGFRQLVAILWKLNSKETKNKVVLVDEIESHMHPGYVAELTKIIVTLSKNMGLQFFITTHSLDVIDSFLELEAFSDEEKVYLQKEFLILRMERIGNCVVLDTKDYDKARSVRKDILSDLRGI, encoded by the coding sequence ATGATAATCAGCAAGATTAGTATCGAGAATTTCAAAGCCATAAACTCGTTAAATTTCGAGCCCAGAATGATAAACCTAATTGTTGGAAAAAACAACACTGGAAAATCCACCCTACTTGACGCAATACACATCTCCTATAAACCAGAGGTCTTGAAGCTATTTTCAGGCAATTTATCTAAGCTGATTAGCACCAACCTAGCTTCACGAGGGGCTAAAATAGCGGTGAATTATCGTGAGGGTAATGAATCCACACTTATACTAACATTACCTAATACTGCACAAGTCCAGACTCATTTCAAGGATTTTGTTAGAGAAGCGTGTAGATTTCACCTAAATGCTATTGGCTCAAGTCTTTCTGAAGCTTCTGAAAAAATCCTAGAACAAGAACTGGGAACCTTTCTAGATGATAAAACTACATTAAGATTGGCTCAATATACCTTACTAGTTAAAAGCAAAGGTGTAGAAAAACCCTACCTATCTGTTTCTCCTAACAAAGGTTTCGAGATATTGTTAAAACTCTCTGAACTTTTGATAGGTAAGCTTGCCGAACTGTCCAATAAAGACAGCGAACGAGCAAAATATTTTATATTGGACTACTACTTTAATTCATATCTACCAAAGTATGACGCCAGAACTAGGGCAAAGCGGGATTCTCCTGTAGAAATCATAGATTTTAACGAAGCAGAAGATTTAGAACCTAATTCAGAGGATCCCGATTTAAAATCTAAAGTTAAGAGAATAGAAGAGATAATCAAAGAAAACAACATTTTAGAAGGTCTGGAACGGTTCGATTTGGATGCACTCTTATTTGTAGATGATAACGGAAAAGAGTTCCAAATACCATTTGATTTTATGGGAGATGGTTTCAGACAACTAGTAGCCATTCTCTGGAAACTGAATTCAAAGGAAACAAAAAACAAGGTAGTTCTCGTTGATGAAATCGAAAGCCACATGCACCCGGGATATGTGGCAGAGTTGACCAAAATTATCGTGACTCTATCAAAAAATATGGGTCTACAATTTTTTATAACTACCCACAGTCTAGATGTCATAGACTCTTTTTTAGAGTTAGAAGCATTTTCAGATGAAGAAAAAGTATATCTTCAAAAAGAGTTCTTGATATTGAGGATGGAACGGATTGGAAATTGTGTAGTTTTAGACACCAAAGACTATGATAAAGCCCGTTCTGTCAGAAAAGACATTCTTTCTGATTTAAGAGGTATCTAA